In Marinifilum sp. JC120, the sequence TATTGCCGGTTACAACGCCAAAGGCAGTAGTATGGCCGGGGCGGACCGTTCTTCCCGTGGCTATGTGAAAAAAATTCTCTCCGGCACCGAGTTTTATATTCAGGACAACATCCTTATTTCTAAAAGCGGCGGCGGAATTATGATTTTCGCCATTGCCCATGCTGTGCGTGATAGTAGTGGTAATATTATCGGCGGCATCGGTGTTTTTCCCAAGTGGGAAAGATATACCAAGAGCTTCATTGATCCTTTCCGGATAGGTAAGGACGGCTACAGCTTTATGTTTGATAACAAGGGGCGTATTATCGCTCATGCTATGGATAAAAGTTTATATCTTAAGGATCTTTCCAAGTTTGGTTTTACCCAGACCATTCTTTCTGAGAAGAATGGCGGCACTACCTATGAATGGAAGGGTAGAAAAAAATATATGGTGTTTAAAACCATGCCCGGAACAGGTTGGGCGATTGGAGTCAGTGCTTATGAGGATGACCTGACTGCGGCGGCAACCCACCAGCGAAATGTTCTGCTTTCTGGCGGGGCGATAATCGTTCTGCTTTTTAGCGGGGTGATGGTATTTATTCTTAGAAAGTTGGTTCTGCATCCGGTTGAGAATATTCTTGAATTTTCAACTGAAATTGCCAATGGAAATCTCAAGGCCGAGTTAAAGGGAACTTATAAATATGAGTTTGAAAATCTTGCTGAAAAGATTAACACCATGGTTGGTGAACTTAAAAACAAGCTCGGTTTTTCCGAAGGCGTGCTTAACGGACTGACCGTTCCCTGCGCCATTGTTGATCCTGATAACAATATTCTATGGGTCAATCAGGAAATGTGTGACTTGACTGAAAATAGCCGAGCTCCGGCTGAGTCTAGTGGTGTTCATGCCGGTGAGTATTTCTTTAACGATCCCAGAAGAGATACAATGTCTCATGCGGCTATTGAACAAAACAGCAAATTTGAAAAAGAAATTATTTATACTTCCCACAAAGGAAATGAGAAACATTTATTTGTTTCAGCGACCCCGTTTCACGACATGGATGGGAATATGCTCGGGGCGTTGACTGTAATTGTTGATATGACCGAGATCAGGCAGCAGGGGATTGAAATCGAGAAGCAGAATGAGCGCATTACCCATGCAGCAGCTGATGCTGAGCAGATTTCGCAGTCACTTTCCAGTGCAGCTGAAGAGCTTTCCGCTCAGATTGAGCAGTCTAACCGGGGTGCGCAGGAACAGCGGGATCGAGTAGCTGAAACTTCCACTGCCATGGAAGAAATGAATGCCACCGTCCTTGAAGTGGCCCAGAATGCCGGGCTTGCAGCTGAAGACGCTGACTCTGCCCGTGACAAGGCCGAAAACGGCTCTAAGTTGGTGCAGCAGATGATTGAATCAGCTGACGGTGTGCGTTCTCAGGCAGATGCCTTGAAAGAATCCATGGAACAGCTTGGAGTGGAAGCAAAAGAAATCGGCAATGTGCTTGGTGTCATTAACGATATTGCTGATCAGACCAACCTGCTGGCCCTTAATGCCGCTATTGAAGCTGCAAGAGCCGGGGAGGCCGGGCGCGGGTTTGCGGTTGTTGCTGATGAAGTTCGCAAGTTGGCTGAAAATACCATGTCTGCCACCGGGGAAGTCGGTAATGCCATCTCCAAGATTCAGAATATGACCAAGCAAAACATCTCCGCCACTGAAGATGCTGCTGATTCTGCGCAGCGCAGTAGTGACCTGGCCAATGAATCCGGCCAGACTTTAAGTGAGATTGTTAAGCTGGTCATTAATGCTTCGGATCAGGTCCGGGCCATTGCCACTGCGGCAGAGCAGCAGTCCGCCACCAGTGAGGAAATTAACAGGGCCACTGAGGATATCAGCAGGATTTCCCTTGAGACTTCACAGGTCATGGGCGAGTCCGCCAACGCGATTCAGGAGGTTGCCGGAATGGCTTCAAGCCTGAATACTGTTATTGAGGATATTCAGCCCGATAAATAAGACGTAGCAAGAATAGCTAGAAGCCCCCTTTGTGGTATGCAGAGGGGGCTACTTTTTTGGGGATTCATCTTGCAAGCTGAACTGGGCGGGGGTAAGCTTGTGAGCTTAAGGGAGATAAGCATGAATGATAAACAAAAAGAAGAACTTAAGAATAAGATAAAAACTGAAATTGAAAATCTAACCAAACAGGTAAAGAATCTGGAAGGAACCGTGGATCCGGTCAAGCCGGATGCGGCCATCGGCAGGTTGTCCCGGCTTGATACCATGCTCAATCAGGGCATTAACAAGTCTTCCATTTCTCTGTCCCGTCAACGGATTTTGAATCTTGAAGATGCACTTAACCGTTTGGAAAACGATCCGTTTTTCGGGGAATGCGAGGAGTGCGGCGATGATATTCTCCATGCACGGCTGCTGGCTATTCCAGAAAGCCGGTTCTGTGTGCACTGTGCAGAACAACATAAGGAGTAGTTTTGGGAATCGCTTCTGATCTTGTTATCCTTATCGTTGCAGGTATGCTGGGCGGTTTTGTGGCCCGTATGTTTCGTCAGCCGCTTTTGCTGGGCTACATTGTCGCCGGGGTGCTGGTCGGTCCTTATACCGGGGGTATCACTATTTCCAGCGTGCATGATGTTGAATTGCTTGCGGAAATAGGGGTAGCACTACTTTTATTCACCCTTGGTATTGAGTTTTCCATCAAGGAACTTAAACCGGTGCGCCATGTGGCCTTGATCGGGACACCGCTGCAAATCATCCTGACTATGGCTTTCGGTTGGGGAACCGGACAGATCATGGGCTGGGATTCACATCTTTCCATATGGTTCGGGGCCTTTATTTCCCTCTCCAGTACCATGGTAGTCCTGAAGACTTTGGAGAGTCACGGGCTGGTGGGCACTTTGTCCAGCCGGGTCATGCTCGGTATGCTGGTGGTGCAGGATATCGTCATCGTACCCATGCTGATTATTATGCCCCAGCTTGGTTCTGATTCCTTTGGGTTACAGCAGTTGGGCATGGCCGGGATCAAGACTGTGCTCTTCCTGGCTTCCATGTTTGTGCTCGGGTCACGCATCATTCCACGTTTCATGAAGATTGTTGCCGGTTGGAATTCGCGGGAAATGTTTATGCTTTCCTGTAGTGCCATCGGGCTGGGAATCGGCTACCTTACACATTCCCTTGGTTTGTCATTTGCTTTCGGGGCATTTGTGGCCGGGATGGTGCTCAGTGAATCTCGCTATGCCTATCAGGCCTTAAGTGACATCCTGCCCTTACGCGATATTTTCAGTCTTATTTTCTTTGCTTCTGTGGGTATGCTCATTAATCCGTTTTACGTTTGGGAGCATATCGGAACCATTCTGGCTCTGGCTTTTGCCATCCTTGTGGGCAAAGGGTTCATTTTTGGTTCCATGGCCTGTATTTTTCGTTACCGCAACGTTATTCCCTTAGCCTTGGGGCTGGGGATGTTTCAAGTGGGTGAGCTTTCCTTTCTGCTGTTGCAGCAGGGGGCTGAATCCGGTTCTTTTCCCAAGGAATATTTCCCGCTTTTTATGGGCGTGGGAATAGTAACCATGCTCATCACTCCAATCATGGCGTCCTGCACCGGACCGCTTTATTCCATGCTGCAAAGTCGCCGCAAGACCAATCCCTTGCAGACCATGAACCTGCCGGAAAGTGAGCTTGACGGACATGTGGTTATCCTTGGTTACGGGCGTTTCGGAGCATATGTTGCCGATTCTCTGCATGATATCGATATCCCGCACGTTATTGTGGATCTTGACGCCAATAAGGTTGAGCTGGCATCTGATGCCGGACGAGCGGTTATTTACGGTGATGCCGGGCAGGAAATCGTGCTTGAGGCGGCCCGTGTATCCCATGCACGCATGGTGCTTATGACTATTCCGTCTGTACGCGGATCTAATTCTGTACTGGAGAAAGTTAACCTTCTTGCACCGCAATGTCAGGTGGTGGCTCTTTCCCGTAACCCGGAACATCTGGAGATGCTTAATGAATTGGGCGTGCATCATATCATTATGCCTGAGTTCGAGACCGGTTTGGAAATGATCCGTCAGACTTTGTTCAATTTCTGTCTTCCTGCCGTAGAGATTCAAAATGTAATGGATTCCATGCGCCGGGAGAGGTATACCTCTGATGTAGAACGCAATTACCCCAAGGCCGCCCAGTTTTTCCGGCTAAGCAAGGCTGCGGAGTCTATCAATTTGAATTGGGTTGAGGTGAATGATGAAGCCGAGATAGTCGGTAGGTCCCTTGCCGGGAGTAAGATCCGCACGGTGACCGGTGTTTCCGTAGTCGGTGTGCTTCGGAGTGATCATTTTATCCAGAATCCGGACGGATCTTTTCAGTTTGCTGATGGAGATATTGTAGGCGTGCTTGGCGGGCGCAAAAATATTGAACGGTTCAGGCGTCTTGCCTCACAACCGGAAGAGGAAAAAGAGGTTTAAAAATGTTCAGTAATAGAGTTCATACATTGTTCTTCGTACTGCTTCTTTCGCTGATGGCCGGGTGTGCCAAGACCAGTATCCCTGATCCAAGGGGGCTTGGACCCGCTCCCTTGAAGTGCTCAAATCCAGTGGATGTACTCGGTTATTTCGAGGGCACTCCCTACCGGGGTGATGCGGCTGTTAACCGTTTTGGCGAGTTCACTTTATTTGCAGAGCCGGACGTTTATCTGAAGGAACCGGGGTTAAATTGCAGTGGTTTTACCGTGGCCGCTTCGCGCTATTATTTTGCTCGCAACTTCAACCTTGCCGACACCACTCTTGATCGTCTTGCCGATAGCGGACCCGACTCTCCCTACGGCGAGGATTGGGATTTTGGTTACGACCTTATTCTCAACGTTACCGAGGGGCTTAAGCGAAAACCCGTACTCCCTTTTGGCCAGACCGCAGTAATTGAAGATAATAACGGCATGAGCCTGCGTGGTTTCGAACTCAGTGACCGGGCGGCATGGGCGGATGTCATCAAGCAGGTGACACCGGGGCATGTGTATCTATTTTCCATGAGTAAGCCCA encodes:
- a CDS encoding TraR/DksA family transcriptional regulator, with amino-acid sequence MNDKQKEELKNKIKTEIENLTKQVKNLEGTVDPVKPDAAIGRLSRLDTMLNQGINKSSISLSRQRILNLEDALNRLENDPFFGECEECGDDILHARLLAIPESRFCVHCAEQHKE
- a CDS encoding PAS domain-containing protein, translating into MRVKSINSVVAVIVFVLIALTISIGVWWVADSTYKAVFKEQKNAMQSMVDQSEKALELYMGQTSDVVRIMAKGDPAREALELGNVGPIDGLLKSLINSSDDYWAAFLFNKDGKAIAGYNAKGSSMAGADRSSRGYVKKILSGTEFYIQDNILISKSGGGIMIFAIAHAVRDSSGNIIGGIGVFPKWERYTKSFIDPFRIGKDGYSFMFDNKGRIIAHAMDKSLYLKDLSKFGFTQTILSEKNGGTTYEWKGRKKYMVFKTMPGTGWAIGVSAYEDDLTAAATHQRNVLLSGGAIIVLLFSGVMVFILRKLVLHPVENILEFSTEIANGNLKAELKGTYKYEFENLAEKINTMVGELKNKLGFSEGVLNGLTVPCAIVDPDNNILWVNQEMCDLTENSRAPAESSGVHAGEYFFNDPRRDTMSHAAIEQNSKFEKEIIYTSHKGNEKHLFVSATPFHDMDGNMLGALTVIVDMTEIRQQGIEIEKQNERITHAAADAEQISQSLSSAAEELSAQIEQSNRGAQEQRDRVAETSTAMEEMNATVLEVAQNAGLAAEDADSARDKAENGSKLVQQMIESADGVRSQADALKESMEQLGVEAKEIGNVLGVINDIADQTNLLALNAAIEAARAGEAGRGFAVVADEVRKLAENTMSATGEVGNAISKIQNMTKQNISATEDAADSAQRSSDLANESGQTLSEIVKLVINASDQVRAIATAAEQQSATSEEINRATEDISRISLETSQVMGESANAIQEVAGMASSLNTVIEDIQPDK
- a CDS encoding portal protein, with protein sequence MGIASDLVILIVAGMLGGFVARMFRQPLLLGYIVAGVLVGPYTGGITISSVHDVELLAEIGVALLLFTLGIEFSIKELKPVRHVALIGTPLQIILTMAFGWGTGQIMGWDSHLSIWFGAFISLSSTMVVLKTLESHGLVGTLSSRVMLGMLVVQDIVIVPMLIIMPQLGSDSFGLQQLGMAGIKTVLFLASMFVLGSRIIPRFMKIVAGWNSREMFMLSCSAIGLGIGYLTHSLGLSFAFGAFVAGMVLSESRYAYQALSDILPLRDIFSLIFFASVGMLINPFYVWEHIGTILALAFAILVGKGFIFGSMACIFRYRNVIPLALGLGMFQVGELSFLLLQQGAESGSFPKEYFPLFMGVGIVTMLITPIMASCTGPLYSMLQSRRKTNPLQTMNLPESELDGHVVILGYGRFGAYVADSLHDIDIPHVIVDLDANKVELASDAGRAVIYGDAGQEIVLEAARVSHARMVLMTIPSVRGSNSVLEKVNLLAPQCQVVALSRNPEHLEMLNELGVHHIIMPEFETGLEMIRQTLFNFCLPAVEIQNVMDSMRRERYTSDVERNYPKAAQFFRLSKAAESINLNWVEVNDEAEIVGRSLAGSKIRTVTGVSVVGVLRSDHFIQNPDGSFQFADGDIVGVLGGRKNIERFRRLASQPEEEKEV